A single window of Castor canadensis chromosome 3, mCasCan1.hap1v2, whole genome shotgun sequence DNA harbors:
- the Foxh1 gene encoding forkhead box protein H1, translating into MGPCSNSRLGPPEAESPSKTPKRRKKRYLRHDKPPYTYLAMIALVIQAAPSRRLKLAQIIRQVQAVFPFFRDDYEGWKDSIRHNLSSNRCFRKVPKDPAKPQAKGNFWAVDVNLIPAEALRLQNTALCRRWQNRGACRSFAKDLSPYVLHGRPYRPPSPPPPPREDFSIKSLLGDPREEATWSQQPTQAGQSNPAQAGTGSSGEEVVPTPPVLSSERPLWPLCPLPGPTRMEGETSQGAVIRPSPLSPEPRTWPLHLLQGTPDPGGLSNGGCRASLWGQLPTSYLPIYTPNVVIPLTTLPPTSCPGCPPSTSPAFWRVAPESQGSQGLVWDLDSLFQGVPPNKSIYDVWVSNPRDLAAPAPGWLLSWYSI; encoded by the exons ATGGGGCCTTGCAGCAACTCCCGCCTGGGACCTCCTGAGGCAGAGTCACCTTCGAAGACCcccaagaggagaaagaagagatacCTGCGTCATGACAAGCCCCCCTACACCTACTTGGCTATGATTGCCTTGGTGATTCAGGCCGCACCCTCCCGCAGGCTGAAACTGGCCCAG ATCATTCGTCAGGTCCAGGCTGTGTTCCCCTTCTTCAGGGACGACTACGAGGGTTGGAAGGACTCCATCCGCCACAACCTTTCCTCCAACCGGTGCTTCCGCAAG GTGCCCAAGGACCCCGCGAAGCCCCAGGCTAAGGGCAATTTCTGGGCGGTCGACGTGAACCTCATCCCTGCCGAGGCGCTGCGCCTGCAGAACACCGCCTTATGCAGGCGTTGGCAGAACCGCGGTGCCTGCCGATCGTTCGCCAAGGACCTGAGCCCCTACGTGCTGCACGGTCGACCCTACCGACCGCCCAGCCCCCCGCCGCCGCCCAGGGAGGACTTCAGCATCAAGTCCCTGCTAGGAGACCCTAGGGAGGAGGCAACCTGGTCCCAGCAGCCCACCCAGGCTGGACAGAGCAACCCGGCTCAGGCAGGCACGGGGTccagtggggaggaggtggtgcCCACTCCACCCGTGCTCTCCTCCGAGAGGCCTCTGTggcccctctgccccctcccaggGCCCACAAGAATGGAGGGGGAGACTTCCCAGGGGGCAGTTATCAGGCCATCCCCCCTCTCCCCAGAGCCTAGGACCTGGCCCCTCCACTTACTGCAGGGTACTCCAGACCCTGGGGGACTGTCCAATGGGGGATGCAGGGCCTCCCTGTGGGGACAGCTGCCTACCTCCTACTTACCTATCTACACTCCCAATGTGGTAATACCCTTGACCACATTACCACCCACCTCTTGTCCAGGGTGCCCCCCTTCAACCAGCCCAGCTTTCTGGAGGGTAGCTCCTGAATCCCAAGGGTCCCAGGGGCTGGTCTGGGATCTAGACTCCCTCTTCCAGGGGGTGCCACCCAACAAGAGCATCTATGATGTGTGGGTCAGCAATCCTCGGGACTTGGCTGCCCCTGCCCCTGGCTGGCTACTCTCCTGGTACAGCATATGA